A genomic window from Glycine soja cultivar W05 chromosome 10, ASM419377v2, whole genome shotgun sequence includes:
- the LOC114371035 gene encoding structural maintenance of chromosomes protein 1-like, protein MLYMDRDDSAIPLNTSIRYSYFQVTSTHYTIEAQKEHYKFKKLENYMVLPNMASIKDTNAISYNLCGLVRMASGDLKVKSFSAVVGPNGSGKSNVIDAMLFVFGKRAKQMRLNKVSELIHNSTNHQNLDSAGVSVHFQEIVDSGTR, encoded by the exons ATGTTATACATGGATAGGGACGATTCTGCAATACCCCTTAATACCTCAATTAGATACTCATATTTTCAG gTTACATCCACGCACTATACCATAGAGGCCCAAAAGGAGCATTACAAATTCAAGAAACTGGAGAATTATATG GTTTTGCCAAATATGGCTTCAATAAAAGATACCAATGCCATTTCATACAATCTTTGTGGTTTGGTTAGGATGGCTAGTGGTGATCTGAAAGTGAAG AGTTTCTCCGCCGTGGTGGGACCTAACGGGAGCGGGAAGAGCAACGTCATCGATGCGATGCTGTTTGTGTTCGGGAAGCGAGCCAAGCAG ATGCGGCTGAACAAAGTTTCGGAGTTAATACACAATTCCACCAATCACCAGAATTTGGATAGTGCAGGGGTTTCAGTTCATTTTCAAGAGATTGTGGATTCG GGAACCAGGTAA